From Camelina sativa cultivar DH55 chromosome 7, Cs, whole genome shotgun sequence, one genomic window encodes:
- the LOC104704662 gene encoding uncharacterized protein LOC104704662, which produces MWAVKLLNFDIKNAHEKRLVQLNELEEIRLDAYESSKIYKERTKAFHDKRILPRVFKEGDLVLLFNSRLRLFPGKLKSRWSGPFKIKEVRPYGAFVLLNKSGKEFVVNGQRLKPYFANDFIEEGTTVSLSEPQEA; this is translated from the coding sequence ATGTGGGCAGTCAAGCTTCTTAACTTTGATATCAAGAATGCTCATGAGAAACGCTTGGTACAATTGAATGAGTTAGAGGAAATACGCCTTGATGCTTATGAGAGTTCAAAAATCTACAAAGAAAGGACCAAGGCATTCCATGACAAGAGAATTCTTCCAAGGGTTTTCAAAGAAGGAGACCTGGTCTTGCTGTTCAATTCTCGTTTGAGGCTATTCCCAGGAAAGCTCAAGTCTCGTTGGTCAGGACCATTCAAGATCAAAGAAGTTCGTCCCTATGGAGCCTTTGTGTTATTGAACAAGTCTGGGAAAGAGTTTGTTGTGAATGGACAGAGGTTGAAGCCCTATTTTGCCAATGATTTCATCGAGGAAGGAACCACGGTTTCTCTCTCGGAACCCCAAGAAGCCTAA